The following proteins come from a genomic window of Pseudomonas cichorii:
- a CDS encoding virulence factor SrfB, with product MLPELTQFEETVHLINDSGLQFMDFAVKLDLRNEPAGRFARMGNTLIARLLQNQESKQYFHFGPVGTASQSGERLAQSQAQERLISEVDDEDLTLSMQTSLRLLDGLWLPVPFFRFLPPERYDEGPTNWARARLVELEQADVDGNTHRLTLAFDTRAMASAAGMQYLAPTRDDINAGSSFRLACHARQSRWFLDQKWVQDWLAEIYREGNKHRPGEDVDEELVEQRHIGHYLNLLSLMARPIPEQRTSEPARIEVPEVKLTANGVDSIDPPIPVDLVLDVGNSRTCGILIENHGQSGDGMKHNYILQIRDLVRSERVYNQPFESRIEFSQAAFGKENFSVQSGRHDAFQWPTIARVGVEAGRLSARRRGTEGSTGLSSPKRYLWDENAYTHGWRFNNSYVQTDNEPKATAAPFSHKITKLGQAFYKLKNEDDRLPAFSPQYSRSSLMTFMLAEVLTQALSQINSPAQRTRMGHTQRPRQLSSITLTVPPGMPQVERSLLNDRLLQALALVWKCMGWHEGDLDPSKAKGLNSPVPAPRVPLPRVKVEWDEATCGQLVYLYTEIRENFAGHAQEFFDTLARPDKANREQITLASIDIGGGTTDLVITDYALERGAEHASGSNVSIIPEQRFRDSFKVAGDDILLDIIQRFVLPPLEQALKDFGVVSPRSLLSRLCGDESTSAQDAILRQQLNLQVFVPLGLRLLKDYEAYDPELPSPVHDYSFAELLEKDAISERIHEYVAGGVRRIDGGRDGFDLGKVVLRIDLPAIHQAFLKGQINLSKILDALCEVVFQYPCDALLLTGRPSRLPGVQAYIRRKVPLPPGRIVPMNGYRTGGWYPFHRNGQIDDPKSTAAVGAMLCLLSEQRKVSNFYFSVGRLKPYSTMRHIGKLDENNLVIDHDMLYRDVIKSDAQGNEFLQLHEPQLEGPQLRVLGKTRLGYRQLNAERWVAAPLYLIELTERGTRKLVGKPTTDGKEACLLLRFRVESADADRSDADIIAETLMIDDNIESNVLDQSFDRKDVRLQLYTMLSAEGGASNYWLDSGSVSPK from the coding sequence ATGCTGCCAGAACTGACTCAATTTGAAGAAACCGTCCACTTGATCAATGACAGCGGGCTCCAGTTCATGGACTTCGCGGTCAAGCTTGATCTGCGTAACGAGCCCGCCGGGCGCTTTGCAAGGATGGGCAACACCCTGATCGCACGCCTGTTGCAGAATCAGGAAAGCAAACAGTACTTCCACTTCGGCCCGGTGGGCACGGCCAGCCAGTCTGGCGAAAGGCTGGCACAGTCACAGGCTCAGGAACGCCTGATCAGTGAGGTCGACGACGAAGATCTGACCCTGAGCATGCAGACCAGCCTCAGGCTGCTCGATGGATTATGGTTGCCCGTCCCCTTCTTTCGTTTCCTGCCACCAGAGCGTTATGACGAAGGCCCGACCAACTGGGCAAGGGCGCGTCTGGTCGAGCTTGAGCAAGCGGATGTAGACGGCAACACTCACCGCCTGACCCTGGCGTTCGACACCCGCGCCATGGCCTCGGCAGCAGGCATGCAGTACCTGGCGCCGACCCGTGACGACATCAATGCTGGTTCATCTTTCCGTCTGGCGTGCCATGCACGCCAGAGCCGCTGGTTTCTGGACCAGAAATGGGTGCAGGACTGGCTGGCGGAAATCTATCGCGAAGGCAACAAACATCGCCCCGGCGAAGACGTCGACGAGGAACTGGTCGAGCAGCGCCACATTGGTCACTACCTGAACTTGCTGAGCCTGATGGCCCGGCCAATTCCCGAGCAGCGTACCAGCGAGCCCGCACGCATCGAGGTACCGGAGGTCAAGCTCACCGCCAACGGCGTCGACTCCATCGACCCGCCCATTCCAGTAGATCTGGTGCTGGACGTCGGCAACTCACGCACCTGCGGCATCCTGATCGAGAATCACGGGCAATCCGGCGACGGGATGAAGCACAACTACATCCTGCAGATCCGTGACCTCGTACGCTCAGAGCGGGTTTACAACCAACCCTTTGAAAGCCGGATCGAGTTTTCCCAGGCCGCCTTCGGCAAGGAAAACTTTTCGGTACAAAGCGGTCGCCATGACGCTTTCCAGTGGCCGACCATCGCCCGCGTCGGAGTTGAAGCCGGACGTTTGTCCGCACGTCGCCGTGGTACCGAAGGCTCGACCGGTCTGTCGAGCCCCAAGCGTTATCTCTGGGATGAAAACGCCTACACCCACGGTTGGCGCTTCAACAACTCTTACGTACAGACCGACAACGAGCCCAAAGCCACTGCTGCGCCCTTCTCACACAAGATCACCAAGCTCGGCCAGGCGTTCTACAAGCTCAAGAACGAGGATGATCGCCTGCCCGCGTTCTCCCCGCAGTATTCTCGCAGTTCGCTGATGACGTTCATGCTCGCAGAGGTACTGACTCAGGCCTTGTCACAGATCAACAGCCCGGCGCAGCGGACCCGCATGGGCCACACCCAGCGGCCACGCCAGTTGTCCAGCATCACCCTGACCGTGCCGCCGGGCATGCCGCAAGTCGAGCGCAGTCTGCTCAATGACCGTCTACTGCAAGCCCTGGCGCTGGTCTGGAAATGCATGGGCTGGCACGAAGGCGACCTCGACCCGAGCAAGGCCAAAGGCCTGAATTCACCGGTACCGGCGCCACGAGTCCCATTGCCACGAGTAAAAGTGGAATGGGATGAAGCCACCTGTGGCCAACTGGTTTACCTGTACACCGAAATCCGCGAAAACTTTGCCGGTCATGCCCAGGAGTTCTTCGACACCCTCGCACGCCCGGACAAGGCCAATCGGGAGCAGATCACCCTGGCCAGCATCGATATCGGTGGCGGCACTACCGATCTGGTCATCACCGATTACGCGCTGGAGCGTGGTGCCGAGCATGCAAGCGGCAGTAACGTATCGATCATCCCCGAGCAGCGCTTTCGGGACAGCTTCAAGGTCGCCGGTGATGACATCCTGCTGGATATCATTCAGCGTTTCGTACTGCCGCCGCTGGAACAGGCACTCAAGGACTTCGGCGTGGTATCGCCACGCTCGCTGCTTTCGCGCTTGTGCGGCGATGAAAGTACCAGTGCTCAGGACGCCATTCTGCGCCAGCAACTGAACCTGCAAGTGTTCGTTCCCCTGGGCCTGCGCCTGCTCAAGGACTACGAGGCATACGACCCGGAATTGCCAAGCCCGGTCCATGACTACAGCTTCGCCGAGCTGCTGGAAAAAGACGCGATCAGCGAACGTATCCATGAATACGTGGCAGGTGGCGTACGCCGTATCGATGGTGGCCGTGACGGCTTCGACCTGGGCAAGGTCGTGCTGCGCATCGACTTGCCTGCCATTCATCAGGCCTTCCTCAAAGGCCAGATCAACCTGAGCAAGATTCTCGATGCCCTGTGCGAAGTGGTGTTCCAGTACCCTTGCGACGCACTGCTGCTGACCGGTCGACCATCGCGCCTGCCGGGCGTACAGGCTTACATACGCCGCAAGGTGCCGCTGCCACCGGGACGCATCGTGCCCATGAACGGTTATCGCACCGGCGGCTGGTACCCGTTCCACCGCAATGGCCAGATCGACGACCCCAAGAGCACGGCTGCCGTGGGTGCCATGCTGTGCCTGCTCAGCGAACAGCGCAAAGTGTCGAACTTCTATTTCAGCGTTGGCCGTCTCAAGCCGTACTCGACCATGCGCCATATCGGCAAGCTGGACGAAAACAATCTGGTCATCGACCACGACATGCTCTACCGGGACGTGATCAAGAGCGACGCCCAGGGCAATGAGTTCCTGCAACTGCACGAACCGCAACTGGAAGGTCCACAACTGCGGGTACTGGGCAAGACCCGTCTGGGTTATCGCCAGTTGAATGCAGAACGTTGGGTCGCGGCACCGCTGTACCTGATCGAACTCACCGAGCGCGGCACTCGCAAACTGGTGGGCAAACCCACAACCGACGGTAAAGAAGCCTGCCTGCTGTTGCGCTTTCGCGTAGAAAGCGCCGACGCAGATCGCAGCGACGCCGACATCATCGCCGAGACACTGATGATCGACGACAACATCGAAAGCAACGTCCTGGATCAATCCTTCGACCGTAAGGACGTAAGGCTGCAGCTCTACACCATGTTGAGCGCTGAAGGCGGTGCCTCCAACTATTGGCTCGACAGCGGGAGCGTGAGTCCGAAATGA
- a CDS encoding putative virulence factor → MTTLTTEQIQLALAWTSVHKGAGLALDWVEEVAGKVEEVAAKAVPLNRDLHRARNLARSLGRVSTTPMGIGFFGLSQAGKSYLISALAADSKGQLLTQFGTQSLDFIKHVNPVGGGKEATGLVTRFTRRAEPGKDPQFPVELRLFREVEIAIILANAWFEDFDHQRLNSQITDAHIDALLQRFEDHAATQATPGVSSDDVVLLWDYLEHNYPNAVRPLNARYWQRVVKLAPMLSVRERAQLFSLLWGGINKMTETYEQLAAALHRLGLAETVFAPISALVSERDGQMIQTNSIINVDILSRLGGSGDSALEVRPTHEGNLGAPVSVSRAELAALTNELIFRLDNEPANAIVNSVDLLDFPGYRSRQKLMSIDEASEVDSSGATNNPVAKLLLRGKVAYLFERYTNEQEMNALVMCTSSFKQSEVVSVGPVLKSWIDKTQGASAQERDGRASGLIWALTMCDGFIGSALNGETVQFPESCDNMLKLTMIERFGNEEWMKQWGNTPFKNTYLVRKPRFKTSFIDLAADGEELGFNDSSKVALQALQAAFGNNELVKRHVAEPLDAWQAMLKLNDGGMSRFSSAFTPVANINFKLQRISEQLDDLMVKLLPRLEEYYEAGGEDERGKKKAIANLIVRPFATTKHGKYVLGELLAYMAVPEDQLRDLYLNGDFDSPATETTDAAPADSAPEVEYDIFGDAVTPAAEAPPVAVAVPQYQSHEHRFARAAFNLWATHLRGLSRRQHLLDQLELPSDAIALLVKELVVCAERLDVPLQLSQALLKRAQSGVRRENLVQRQVLTAQLLLDDFTAWFGHTAQPASQRPAGLLGAKQPLFSFYQKEMPGRFPLLAPQADDQSVIFADDWISGIAIHTQNNVGHRKGKEITPEQNEALGRVIQAFKAR, encoded by the coding sequence ATGACTACTCTGACCACCGAACAGATTCAACTCGCACTCGCATGGACATCGGTACACAAGGGCGCTGGCCTGGCCCTGGACTGGGTGGAAGAAGTGGCGGGCAAAGTCGAGGAAGTGGCGGCCAAGGCTGTCCCGCTCAATCGCGACCTGCACCGTGCCCGCAATCTGGCACGCAGTCTGGGTCGAGTCTCCACCACCCCCATGGGCATAGGTTTCTTCGGTTTGTCCCAGGCAGGCAAGAGCTACCTGATTTCGGCTCTGGCCGCAGACAGCAAGGGCCAGCTTCTGACCCAGTTCGGCACCCAGTCACTGGACTTCATCAAGCATGTAAATCCGGTGGGCGGCGGCAAGGAGGCCACCGGTCTGGTCACTCGCTTCACGCGCCGCGCAGAACCCGGCAAGGACCCTCAGTTTCCGGTGGAGTTACGGCTGTTTCGTGAGGTCGAGATCGCCATTATTCTGGCCAATGCCTGGTTCGAGGACTTCGACCATCAGCGCCTGAACAGTCAGATCACCGATGCGCACATCGACGCTCTGCTGCAGCGCTTTGAAGATCACGCGGCCACGCAAGCGACGCCGGGTGTCAGCAGTGACGATGTCGTACTGCTCTGGGATTATCTGGAACACAACTACCCCAACGCCGTGCGCCCGCTGAATGCCCGCTACTGGCAACGGGTAGTCAAGCTGGCGCCAATGTTGTCGGTTCGTGAACGCGCCCAGTTGTTCTCCCTGCTGTGGGGCGGCATCAACAAGATGACCGAAACCTACGAGCAACTGGCAGCCGCCCTGCACCGCCTGGGTCTGGCCGAAACGGTCTTCGCGCCGATCTCGGCGCTGGTCAGCGAGCGTGACGGCCAGATGATCCAGACCAACAGCATCATCAACGTGGACATCCTCAGCCGCTTGGGCGGTAGCGGGGACAGTGCACTGGAAGTCCGCCCGACCCATGAAGGCAACCTGGGGGCACCTGTGTCGGTGAGCAGAGCCGAACTGGCAGCACTCACCAACGAGCTGATTTTCCGTCTGGACAACGAACCGGCCAACGCCATCGTCAACAGCGTCGACCTTCTGGACTTCCCCGGCTATCGCAGTCGCCAGAAGCTGATGAGCATCGACGAAGCCAGTGAAGTGGACAGCAGCGGCGCAACCAACAACCCGGTTGCCAAACTGCTGCTGCGCGGCAAGGTCGCTTACCTGTTCGAGCGCTACACCAATGAGCAGGAAATGAACGCGCTGGTCATGTGCACCAGCAGCTTCAAGCAAAGCGAAGTGGTCAGCGTGGGGCCGGTGCTCAAGAGCTGGATCGACAAGACCCAGGGCGCCAGTGCCCAGGAGCGCGATGGCCGGGCCAGCGGGTTGATATGGGCCTTGACCATGTGTGACGGCTTCATCGGCAGCGCGCTGAACGGCGAAACCGTGCAGTTCCCCGAGTCCTGCGACAACATGCTCAAGCTGACCATGATCGAGCGCTTCGGCAACGAAGAGTGGATGAAACAGTGGGGCAACACGCCGTTCAAGAACACCTATCTGGTGCGCAAGCCACGCTTCAAGACAAGCTTCATCGACCTGGCAGCCGATGGTGAAGAACTCGGTTTCAACGACTCATCCAAAGTCGCCTTGCAGGCTTTGCAGGCAGCATTCGGCAACAACGAACTGGTCAAGCGCCATGTCGCCGAACCGCTGGATGCCTGGCAGGCGATGCTCAAGCTCAACGATGGCGGTATGAGCCGCTTCAGTAGTGCCTTCACGCCAGTGGCTAATATCAACTTCAAGCTGCAGCGTATCTCAGAACAGCTGGATGACTTGATGGTGAAGTTGCTGCCGCGCCTGGAGGAGTACTACGAGGCTGGCGGTGAAGACGAACGGGGCAAGAAAAAAGCCATTGCCAACCTGATCGTGCGCCCCTTCGCCACCACCAAGCACGGTAAATACGTACTGGGTGAACTGCTCGCCTACATGGCGGTGCCGGAAGATCAGTTGCGCGATCTCTATCTGAACGGCGACTTCGACAGCCCGGCTACCGAAACCACCGATGCGGCCCCGGCCGACAGTGCCCCGGAAGTGGAATACGACATTTTCGGCGACGCTGTCACCCCGGCAGCCGAAGCGCCACCTGTCGCAGTGGCCGTGCCGCAATACCAGAGCCATGAGCACCGCTTTGCCCGTGCGGCATTCAACCTGTGGGCAACGCACTTGCGTGGCCTCAGCCGGCGCCAGCATTTGCTGGACCAACTGGAGTTGCCGTCCGACGCCATTGCCTTGCTGGTCAAGGAACTGGTGGTCTGCGCCGAACGTCTGGATGTGCCCTTGCAACTGAGCCAGGCCTTGCTCAAGCGTGCCCAGAGCGGCGTGCGCAGAGAAAACCTGGTTCAGCGCCAGGTGCTGACGGCACAACTGCTGCTCGACGATTTTACCGCCTGGTTCGGTCATACCGCCCAGCCAGCCAGCCAACGGCCTGCCGGCCTGCTGGGCGCAAAGCAGCCGCTGTTTTCTTTCTATCAGAAGGAAATGCCCGGTCGCTTCCCGCTTCTGGCACCGCAAGCCGACGACCAGAGCGTGATCTTCGCCGACGACTGGATTTCCGGCATTGCCATTCACACCCAGAACAATGTGGGCCATCGCAAGGGCAAAGAAATCACGCCCGAGCAGAATGAGGCCCTGGGCCGCGTCATCCAGGCCTTCAAAGCGAGATAA
- a CDS encoding vWA domain-containing protein has translation MRNVSLTLATCLCLSSGYALAADKPLLQEGKKTLFQRVLTTPGCHLSTAAGGTPGAEQPAFSRFYVYEHATAGNAEWLKVGPDSFGKTSGWLPAACTVDWKMQLTLAFTNPANRDRLMFFKERKTLEGILDAPDPVSHVAPLRAKLKQNTLAPGVLAQEPEYFIDMHKQFYLLPVLSGEEVMTEAGFRTRILNVASVSKADPANAVPAGQAGAVQGQGQLPPDAASQLKEFSAAVVFVIDSTISMDPYIERTREAISKVYAQIAKENLGRQVKFGLVAFRSSTQAVPGLEYVTKMYADPNTVKDGDDFLAKAADLKQAKVSSKSFDEDSYAGVMQAIEQVDWSPFGARYVVLITDAGALEGDDKLSKTGLNAEQVRIEASNPGVAIYTLHLKTAAGVKDHAKAEAQYQALSTYTGTNTSLYYPVDAGDLNTFGSKVDTLASAITSQVKAAYMGDDAIGSAMNAKATPAEQKMLDDAALIGHAMRLAYLGEKTGTQAPPVFQAWIADRDPIKQNVPTTDVRVLLTKAQLSDLSDVLKKILDAANEGLISPSEMFDRLRSVAATMGTDPNQLKQNGTAKLSELGVLGEYLEDLPYHSEVLNLDEETWKSWDGLAQEKFIRTLSTKLRHYQVYNADVDRWVSLAEGSDARDNVYPVPLEMMP, from the coding sequence CTGCGCAACGTCTCCCTGACACTCGCCACCTGCCTGTGCTTGAGCAGTGGCTACGCCCTGGCCGCCGACAAACCGCTGCTGCAGGAAGGCAAGAAGACTCTGTTCCAGCGCGTACTCACCACGCCCGGATGTCACTTGAGCACTGCTGCCGGTGGTACTCCCGGCGCGGAGCAACCGGCGTTCAGCCGTTTCTATGTTTACGAGCATGCCACCGCAGGCAATGCAGAGTGGCTGAAGGTCGGCCCGGACAGTTTCGGCAAGACCAGCGGCTGGTTGCCCGCTGCCTGCACCGTGGACTGGAAGATGCAGTTGACCCTGGCCTTCACTAACCCGGCCAACCGCGACCGCTTGATGTTCTTCAAGGAGCGCAAGACCCTGGAAGGCATCCTCGACGCGCCGGACCCGGTGAGTCATGTTGCCCCGCTGCGGGCCAAGCTCAAGCAGAACACGCTTGCGCCGGGCGTACTGGCTCAGGAGCCTGAATACTTCATCGACATGCACAAGCAGTTCTACCTGCTGCCGGTTCTCAGTGGCGAAGAAGTCATGACCGAAGCAGGCTTTCGCACACGCATTCTCAATGTTGCCTCGGTCAGCAAGGCTGATCCGGCAAACGCCGTGCCAGCAGGCCAGGCCGGTGCAGTACAGGGTCAGGGCCAGCTACCTCCAGACGCTGCCAGCCAGCTCAAGGAGTTCAGCGCCGCCGTCGTGTTCGTGATCGATTCGACCATTTCCATGGACCCTTACATCGAACGCACTCGCGAAGCCATCAGCAAGGTCTACGCGCAGATCGCCAAGGAAAACCTTGGGCGCCAGGTGAAGTTCGGCCTGGTGGCGTTCCGCTCCAGCACCCAGGCAGTACCGGGGCTGGAATACGTCACCAAGATGTATGCCGACCCCAATACCGTGAAAGATGGTGATGACTTCCTGGCCAAGGCCGCTGATCTGAAGCAGGCGAAAGTATCGAGCAAAAGCTTTGACGAAGACTCGTATGCAGGGGTCATGCAGGCCATCGAACAAGTGGACTGGAGCCCCTTCGGCGCCCGCTATGTGGTGCTGATTACCGATGCAGGTGCTCTGGAAGGCGACGACAAGCTGTCCAAGACTGGCCTGAATGCCGAACAGGTACGCATCGAGGCCAGCAACCCTGGCGTGGCCATCTACACCCTGCACTTGAAAACAGCCGCAGGCGTCAAGGATCACGCCAAGGCCGAAGCCCAGTATCAGGCGCTGTCCACCTATACCGGCACCAACACCTCGCTGTACTACCCGGTGGATGCCGGCGACCTGAATACATTTGGCAGCAAGGTCGACACGCTGGCCAGTGCGATTACCAGCCAGGTGAAAGCCGCCTACATGGGCGACGATGCCATTGGCAGCGCCATGAACGCCAAGGCCACCCCCGCCGAACAGAAAATGCTCGACGATGCGGCGCTGATCGGTCATGCCATGCGCCTGGCCTATCTGGGTGAGAAAACCGGTACCCAGGCACCGCCGGTATTTCAGGCGTGGATTGCCGACCGTGACCCGATCAAGCAGAACGTCCCGACCACGGATGTGCGGGTGCTGCTGACCAAGGCGCAACTCAGCGACCTCAGCGACGTGCTGAAGAAAATCCTCGATGCCGCCAACGAAGGCCTGATTTCTCCGAGCGAGATGTTCGATCGCCTGCGTTCGGTTGCCGCCACCATGGGCACCGATCCCAATCAGCTCAAGCAGAACGGCACCGCCAAGCTGTCGGAACTGGGCGTGCTGGGGGAATACCTGGAAGACCTGCCCTATCACAGCGAAGTGCTGAACCTAGATGAGGAAACCTGGAAAAGCTGGGATGGTCTGGCTCAGGAAAAATTCATCCGCACCCTGTCGACCAAGCTGCGCCATTACCAGGTGTACAACGCCGATGTGGACCGCTGGGTATCACTGGCAGAAGGCAGCGACGCCCGTGACAACGTTTACCCCGTGCCGCTGGAAATGATGCCCTGA
- a CDS encoding ABC transporter ATP-binding protein, which translates to MLRIKGLKIQRGTGSNAHRVHVPELNLARGAVLAITGESGCGKSTLLETLGLLLAPEALGQYRLGNQDIAALLAADDQVALADVRARSLGFVLQSGGLLPFLKVRDNINLPRRLLGLSNKSAHVERAIDALHLGPLLDKLPQALSIGERQRVACVRAIAHQPQLLLADEPTAALDPHNARQLFELLLGLVDELGLSALVVSHDWSLVGSFGLPRLNAVNLPGETRFETVH; encoded by the coding sequence ATGCTTCGGATCAAGGGACTGAAGATACAGCGAGGAACCGGCTCGAACGCGCACCGGGTTCATGTGCCCGAGTTGAACCTGGCACGCGGCGCAGTGCTGGCGATTACCGGCGAGAGCGGATGCGGCAAAAGCACACTGCTCGAAACCCTGGGTCTGCTGCTGGCTCCCGAAGCCCTTGGTCAGTATCGCCTGGGCAATCAGGATATTGCTGCCCTGCTGGCCGCCGACGATCAAGTGGCCCTGGCCGATGTACGCGCCCGCTCACTGGGTTTTGTGCTGCAAAGCGGCGGGCTGCTGCCGTTCCTCAAGGTCAGGGACAACATCAACCTGCCCAGACGCCTGCTGGGGCTGAGCAACAAAAGCGCTCATGTAGAGCGAGCCATCGACGCTCTGCATCTGGGCCCCTTGCTGGACAAGCTGCCTCAGGCTTTGTCCATCGGCGAGCGGCAGCGGGTTGCCTGCGTGCGCGCCATTGCCCATCAACCACAACTCTTGCTGGCCGACGAACCCACCGCGGCACTCGACCCCCACAACGCGCGGCAACTGTTCGAGTTGCTGCTGGGGCTGGTGGACGAACTGGGCCTCAGCGCGCTGGTGGTCTCCCATGACTGGAGTCTTGTAGGCAGCTTCGGCCTGCCGCGCCTGAATGCCGTCAACCTGCCAGGGGAGACGCGCTTTGAAACAGTCCATTGA
- a CDS encoding FtsX-like permease family protein: protein MKQSIERLCLLAGLALADLWHDRKVSLCIAASLVAVIAPLLLLFGLKHGVVSQLQDELLRDPRNLEIKLLSSGNYDQHWLNTLQQRPETGFALGMTRSLNTQADLIGSKGRFVDNTEVIPTAVADPLLNMPASALLPGQVILSSAAAERLSLRVGDTLRLRVQRRLDGALERGETTLTLVATLPAAGFSRPAAFVYPDLLLQLERFRDGYAVDALGATSGQSAEHLAPRYARARLYARDIESVAPLERWLNAQHIETGSRLADIENVKAINHVLGVIFGVIAGAALLGCIASLVGAFLANIDRKRRSLALLRLLGFTGPAVAGYVVMQAVVLALAGYLGGLCFYLAGSQAFNQLLGGQRITGSFVCHITPLHGLAALALALAVAALVALVGATRAIRIQPAESLREL, encoded by the coding sequence TTGAAACAGTCCATTGAACGCCTCTGCCTGTTGGCAGGCCTGGCTCTGGCCGACCTCTGGCATGACCGAAAGGTGTCCTTGTGCATAGCGGCCTCGCTGGTGGCAGTGATCGCTCCCCTATTGTTGTTATTCGGGCTCAAACATGGCGTGGTCAGCCAGTTGCAGGACGAGTTGTTGCGCGACCCGCGCAATCTGGAAATCAAGCTGTTGAGCAGCGGCAACTATGACCAGCATTGGCTGAACACACTGCAACAGAGGCCGGAAACCGGCTTTGCCCTGGGCATGACCCGCTCGCTCAATACCCAGGCTGACCTGATCGGCAGCAAAGGCCGTTTTGTCGATAACACCGAAGTCATTCCCACCGCTGTCGCAGACCCGCTATTGAACATGCCTGCCAGCGCACTCCTGCCCGGCCAGGTGATTCTCAGCTCTGCAGCTGCCGAACGCCTTTCCCTGAGGGTCGGCGATACCCTGCGCCTGCGTGTGCAACGGCGTCTGGACGGCGCTCTGGAAAGAGGCGAAACCACTCTGACGCTGGTTGCCACCCTGCCTGCTGCGGGCTTTTCGCGCCCGGCAGCATTCGTCTATCCCGACCTGCTGCTGCAACTGGAACGTTTTCGTGATGGCTATGCGGTCGATGCCCTGGGTGCCACAAGCGGTCAGTCAGCAGAACACCTGGCGCCCCGCTATGCCCGCGCTCGCCTGTATGCACGGGACATAGAGAGTGTCGCGCCGCTGGAGCGCTGGCTGAACGCGCAGCACATCGAAACCGGCAGTCGACTGGCCGACATCGAGAATGTCAAAGCGATAAACCACGTGCTGGGCGTGATCTTCGGGGTGATTGCCGGTGCGGCCCTGCTGGGCTGTATCGCTTCGCTGGTGGGTGCCTTTCTCGCCAATATCGACCGTAAGCGTCGCAGCCTGGCATTGCTGAGACTGCTGGGTTTTACCGGCCCGGCGGTTGCCGGTTACGTGGTCATGCAAGCCGTCGTGCTGGCATTGGCGGGCTACCTCGGCGGCCTGTGTTTCTACCTTGCTGGCAGTCAGGCTTTCAACCAGTTGCTGGGTGGTCAGCGCATCACCGGCAGTTTCGTTTGCCATATCACCCCTTTGCACGGCCTGGCAGCGCTGGCGCTCGCCCTTGCGGTCGCGGCGCTGGTCGCGCTGGTCGGTGCCACACGGGCTATCAGAATCCAACCTGCGGAGAGTCTTCGTGAACTCTAG